CAGCCCAAAAACCGCTCAGGGCGAAAGGGAAGTAGTCTGGACCTGGTGCAACTGTGGACTATAGCCTAAGTTTCGGTTCCAGACCAATCAATAATGGTACTGCACCGAAGCTCAAACGGTGGTGCCAGCACACCCTGGCAGCATGGAGAATAAAAATTGTCAGAATCAAAAGTGAATAGGAGCCAATAAGGGCATGAAATGTAATAAACCATGGACAGCATTATGGCATGGACAACCCATCGTTAGACTAGAGGCTAACTCATTCCAGTGACAGGAACTAAAAGTACAAGCAAATTTACTAACATACTGTATTCAGCAAGGTGACAACAATAATAGCTTGCAATATAATGACACCATGACAAGGATAAGAATCTAAATTTGCATTGCAATATGTAACAAAGGGGATAACTGGTAAACATAGGGATGGGTGGGAGGGAAAAGACGAAGAATAAGTCAAAAGTAGACGGAGCAAAAATGATGTTGTCTGTAGGTAGACAAAGGAGAGAGTGGGCGAACGAGGTCAAAGGGAAAGCATCCACGCTAAGCTGGCTGGAACAATCTCTGGCATTACCCAGCGATTGGTCCTTGTGCTACTCATAAATATTCATGGGGTTACAGCAGAGGAATTCCGATTTCCCATAAATGTCCTTGTTTCCCACAAGACTTTTTATGTGAAATCAGTGGAGACAAGGCAGATaagacacagttcacacaattaacatacaagcaaaaaacaacagaatCAATGCATAGTGTTGCTGCAGTAGGCCACCGAAGTGACAATTATTTTATTAAATTCTGTAATTATTTTACCTTACCTATGTTTTTCAAGAATAGATAGTTAATTGCCCAACCTGTTAATTAATTTAGTTTGGGATTCTCATGGAATCCAACAATTGAATTTCATTATAAAATCTAGAGAGTCCATAAAGCTTTTGGGGCTGTTCCGCCATAACGCTGACAATTGCCAGGCAATTGGCTGCGCAGCGCCAAAAGTAGGAATTAAGAGAAATAGTGGCCTATGCAACAACACTGATTAGGGGGAAATCCAACGGATGGAGACACAGACGTGTCATCATATATGAGTAGATTTGAGCAGTGTTCTGGTAGCGGCCCTCCTCCGTGTGGTTGGTAAAGactatgttgttgttgtggataCCGAGCAGGAGAACATCCTGCACAAATTGAAACAGAGAGATTCCCGGCAGTAAAATGGACACATAAAATGTACGGAGTCATAATACTGTCTGCCTTTGCCAAGGAgctggaaaaaaaaagacaagaaattaTTGGAGGAGAGCTGAAAAAATCTCTGCAGGAGGTTAGTCCAAACAGACATGCATGACAGGGCAGTAACCATAATAACCTGGGACAGGTTACAGAGTACACTCTGCCCTTCCTAGCTGTTGCTCCACTGAGAGACACACCGAACAATGCAATTAACATAATAACACTAAGGGGTGGTTACAGAGTACACTCTGCCCTTCCTAGCATAACTGAACTCTGACAAGGCAGGGTTGGAACTAGAGTGCGGACGAATGCCATGAGGACCGTATGTACGTTTTGAAGGCATCCGATTTCCATCTTCCGAGCTGACGGATCTGGGCATCGGACAAGCCTCGCTCGGCTGCTGCAGTTGCTGCCCCTATACGAAAGCTATGACTATGGTAATGAGATGGGTCAACCTGACAAAAGACCAAAGCTCGTTTGAGCACTGTTTCGAATTCCTTACGTAGGACTGGTCTGCCAGAAGCGCATGCAAAAAGAGGGCTGTTACCTGGACTGCGCAACTGGAAGTAGGCTGAGAGAAGTGCAACTGGGCAATGACAAGCCGAAGAACCTGGTTGGATGGTGAGAGTGAATGCGCGACCACAAGAGTGCTTGAATGAAAGAAACTTTAACGTGATTTTACCATTGGAGAGGGCGACTTGTTGGGATGAGATGAGGTGAGGGCTGGGATCCTGGCGATTTCTGACTGTAATTTCACCCACTCGCAAAAAAGCATGGAAAGCTAAAGAGAACATGGCTGAATAAAGAGCTTTATCGAAGGGGGACACCACAATATGGGTAAGTGAATCCAACAGCTGAAGAAGGAGTTTTTTCGAAAGTGGCAACCGAGAATCGTGGGCTGGGGTGCGCTTATGCCCTGCCtgcaatagtttttgaatcATGAAGGAGGACGTTGGATCAGGGACGGCATACATCTTATGTATGTATCCAAGGGCAGACACATATGAGGAGATTGTAGCTGGCTTGTACGACTTATTCGTGAGAAAGGAAATGAACAGTGCAATGGTGCCTACTGGAATGGGAGGTTCTTTTGCTAGGCAATGCTTGTCAGCAAACTCTACAAATAAGGTCCAGGCTCGACGGTATGACGTCTGAGTGGATGGGGCAAGTGACGATTTGAGGAGTAGGCTTAACGTGGAGGTTAGGGGTTCAAGCAGGGCAGCAGCGGTACCTGCACTGGGTTGGAGTCTGCCCAAGGAGCTAATCGCTTGAACTTGTCCACTTGCAGACGGGACAGCAGGTCTGCCAAGGTGTTGTCTTTGCCTGGAATGTGGACAGCCTGGAAGACAAGGTTTAGTTGCAAACATGTGAGCACAAGCCTCCGTAACAATGTCATGATAAGTCTATCCTTTGAGGTCTGTTTGTTGAGAATATCCACCAAGGCCAGATTATCTGTATAAAAAGACAAACATTTGTTAGCGAGGGACTCTCCCCACAGTTCCACTGCCAGCACGATGGGGTACAGCTCAAGCAGGGTGATTGACTGGGAGCGCCACAGGTCGTTCCATGTCCCAGAGAACCACTTTGAGCCAAAGACTGCTCCATAACCTAGTGAACCAGATGCATCTGTGAACAGGTTAAGTGAATCCGAGGTCAGGAATCTGTCAGGAAGGAAAAGAGATTTGCCATTGAAATCTTTGAGAAACAGTGTCCACATGAAGAGGTCAGCGCGTACTTCTTTCGTAATTCTGATAAAGTGATGGGGTTTGGACACACCCACAGTCAGCTCTATCAGGCGTCGGAGGAAGGGTCTGCCTGGGCGGACTACTGCGCATGCAAAATTTAGTGTGCCCAGGATGGACTGCAGATTTTTCAGGGTTAGTTTGGGACGCTGAAGGCACTGGTTAATGAGCTCCAAACACTTTGTTATTTTGTCAAGAGGAAGCCGTACTTCCATGAGAGTTGTGTCGAGTTCGTACCCAAGGAAGGACATAACCTGACTAGGGGGGCATGTTTTTTCTTCAGCAATGGGCACACCCACATCTTGACAAAAGTGAATGAAACGTTGTAAAGCAGCCTGACAGGGAGTTTTCTGTTTCTCAATGATAAGAAAGTCATCAATTAAGTGCACCATATGAGGAATGTGGAGATGGAAATTGGCTACCCAATGTAGGGCACAGCTTAGTTTCTCAAATATGTTGCATGAACTACTAAGTCCCATGGCAAGACAGCGGTCGAAATAAAACTGGTCGTTCCATCGCATACCCAACAGGTGGTACTGGGATGGTTTGACAGGAATGATCCTGAATGCTTCTGCTATGTCTGTTTTTGCCAAAAAGGCCCCTGGTCCAACCAACTTGATAAGTTGAATGGCATCGTCTATGGATTGGTACGCGACATGGGCTAGATGTTGAGGAATAGCATCGTTTACAGACAAACCGGGAGGAAAAGAAAGATGGTGAATCATTCGAAAGCTGCCGGGGTTTTTCTTTGGCACAACCCCAAGGGGGGAAGTGAAAAGGTGTGGAATGGGAGGGTGCTGAAAAGGACCACAAACCCTACCCAGGAGGACCTCCTTATCGAGCTTTGCCTGGACAACATCAGGATGTTCCAGCGCGGAGGTAAGGTTTTTTCTGCTTCCCTCCCCAGACACACTGTCACAGCCTATGTCAAACCCGAAGGAGAATCCGTGCAAGAGGTAGGCTCGCTTCCCTTCATCATACCCTTCTAACCACGCGTTGAGGGAGTCGGGCAGCACGGGGGTGGGGAGGGAGCTACTGGTTAAAGGACCTGGGGCGGAAGGAGAATTGGCTGTTCTGTGATCTTGGGGAAAAGTTGTTCTGTGGTCCGGAGAATCTAGGTTGGGCTGGGTGAGAGAAACGGGGCCGAAAGGATTGCTGGGGTTGTGATCCGAATTGAAAGTCCTGGGAGTGATTGCCGCTACCGCGAGTGTTCAAAAATCGAGGCATGACTGAAAAGGGTTGGGTCACTGGTTTGGGGCAGCGGGTGATCGGGTGAAACGCTTTGCATCCGGCATTAAAACACCGATGCTGATATGGACATCGCCTGCCTGCTGTGCAATCGCCTGACCGGTGGAATGCAAAGCAAGCCCCGTTGGGGATGGGGACGTGCTGGGAAGTATGGGGGAGGGAGTCAAGAAGCCCCAGAGAGGTGGACTGAGCTGACATCGTGGCATTCATAAACAGCTCCAAGTGGGTGGTACCCATGGCGATCTTAACTACAGGCCTTGACAGCGCGCGACTGGGGGCCCTGACTGGAGGCCTACTGTGTTTTTGTGAATAATTGTAAGTTTTAACATTATTTCTTAAATCAACATAACAGGAAAGTTTAGAGACTTATTTTTAATGCTTTAGTAATTATCTGTTGTTATAAATAGTGTTAAAATTAAGTTTATTTCGATGTCATGCTGTGGCCGCACAACTATATTATGTATACAAGCATGTTTTCATGTACCACTGCTTGTAAATTTCTGGGCGTAGTTCAATCACACACTTTCTTTATAGATCTATCAGAGGTATTGAAGGCTTACCTGAGTAGAAGCACTAGGACACTGACAGCTTCAAACATTTCAGCGCAGGCTCTTTGGTCGATCGTGGGGTTGAGGCACAACAAAAGTTTCTGAGAAAAATGTTTGAGATGATTCTGGCATGCCTTTCCTCCATCTGGAACTGGAGTTCATCCGACACTGTCATGGCAATCTTCATGAAGGAACGTTGGCACACTGACGCTTTCACCACGTTGAACAGAACGTAACAAAAGATTGTCCATTGACATGCACGATCGGACGGAATGTTCAATCCACCTCTGTCCAAAGAGTCAGTGTATTTCCCAAACTGTTGGAAGTAGAAAGTTGTCTGGTCCAACTGGCTCAGTTCATCCTCCTCTGGGTCTTTTCTGGTGATGTAGCCCGCGATGTAGACAAGCACGGACTTGGTCTCAGGGGGGACTGAAGCTTCCAGTTCCTCGAGGTTATCCATAGTCTGGCATGCTCTCTCGTCAGACTCAAGAGCAAAGTTGCACTGAGAACAGGCATGCCCTGGCACCACATTATCCATCACAGTCTTGTCAGTCTTGAGAGCTAATAGCAGCTTCGCTCGGTCGATGTTGGACTTCTCTGTGATCTGCTGCACGGTGATGAAGTATGTGCCGCCTGACCCCTGGCGCAGCTTACTGAATTCCTTCTCCAGGGGGTCAGTAGAAAACTGGCCAAGCAGCACATACTCGTGAGAAGTGGAGAGAAGATGACGGCAGAGACTTACAAGCCCATTGCAGGTGTGGTAGATGGCTTGTGCGGTGTCACGCGTCAGTTGTTTTTGCCTCCTCCCCTGGTTCCCAGCCATTTGTTGCGCCATGTCCCCAAACTTGAGCAGCATGTCTAATCTAGGGTCGCCGGGGTCAGACACAGCCGCTTGGAGAGCATCGTtctgccgaatatccttgcccTTGGACTTCACGTTAACAAGCTTCCACCATGTCAGAACCTTCATGATGAAGCTTGCTGTGGCCTCAACACCGGTAAACTTGCCCATCCCTGGATGTTTCAGGAGTGCTTGGTGGGTCTTCTCACTGAACACCTAGACATAGATAGATTATTTAGGATTACAGATCTGTCTCTCAGGTTCAGCTTACCAAACTTACAGCACCTCCCTCTCCCAAAAgaggatcacacacacacacacacacacacacacacacacacacacacacacacacacacacacacacacacacacacacacacacacagtcacaaaggaATATATAATTGTATCCTATTCATTCATTTCATTCTTTCCTGTCTACCATCCCCCCACCCatcacaaaaagagagagagagagagagagagagagagagagagagggagagagagagagagatgcgaaCTTAGTTATAATATATATCTAATatgtgtaaaagagagagagagagagagagagagagagagagagagagagagagagagagaaagagagaaagaaagatagatacCTTCAGACATGTTGACACTTTCTGTCGTTCGATGGGTTTGGGGGATACAGCCACTTCATCCAAGTCTGATAACTTCACCAGGGACTCAGCCTCCAGCTTGTATAGCTCCACAAGGTGATGCCACTTCGCCGTCTTCTTCTCTCCATCATCATCCTCAAATATCAACTCCCATGTAGGCTCTGTCAGCCAATTGTTCCTAATGTTTTTCAAAATGTGGACGAAGTCGTACAGGAGGAACAGGCCTGTTTGAGTTTCCCAGGGCTTTTGGGGGTCTGCACCAAGCTTTTTGAACAAGGCCTGGTTGTTTCGGTTCCCGTCACAAATTATGGCCTTCACATGACCACCAGATTGCTGAATGGAGTCGCGAGAAAGTGTGACTTGCTCGTGCAGGAACGTGGAGTTCAACTTGGAAATGGGCAAGATCCGCGACAGAAAATTTGGCCCACCGAACATGCACGACACCATGATGCCTAACACGGTCTTGGCTAGACAGTGTGGGTTGTCTGCACTTCTGCCAAAGACTTGTCCACCATGATAGAGcatcattttttttacatacacTTCATCCTGAAGAAGCACACATAGTCTTTGCCGCTCCTCCAAGGACTTGAAAACTGCACTGGAAAATGCGGACTCATCGAGCTTAGCAACCTTTGATGTGATGCGCGTTAGTGTCCGCACTGAGGGGAATTGGAAGTCGTGCCGGAGTCTCTCATACAAGCAGCGTGATGTCGCAAAATATGTGAATGCTCTGATTATCATGTCTGGGGTATACACTGGCTTGCCAATTTGCTGGGTCCCCATGGCTTGCAACTGTTCTTGGATAACCTTCTTCTTGTTGTCCAGCTCAAGAGAATTCAAAAACCGAATGTTCTCTTCAAATGCTGACCATGTCTGCAATGTTGTGATCTTGTTGGCAGAAAGAGTAGTAGCTGTACACCGGACACCCAGGTGGAAATTCACAAAAGTCAGATCCTGTGAAATCCTCACAACAAACAGGGGAACACCATTCACCATTTTCTTTGATTGAACATGCACAACACTATCATCCATGAATGCAAAAACGGGAACAAGGAGATCCCTCTTGGGAGACTTGCTGGCCAGCAATATGCTCTGCAAGTCACAAAATGTGACGCTGTCACTATTGAGAAAACACGCCAGCTGGTCGGCTTCTGTGTTTCTCAGCGAACTTGAAGTGCGCTTCGTGGGGCGAGGAGAAGGTGCAGGGGTCGGTATTTGACTGGACGGTACATTTGGCCAAACAGAGGGTGGATGTTTCGGTCTTTGTTTACCGTTTTTGCTGATCGTTTCGAACCCAGGAGGCCAGTGGAGTTCGCACACGACGGTGTGTTGCTTTGCGGTGAAGTTATCATTCGGAATTGCAGAAATCCAAAGTGCTCTCTCAGCGCTATCACTTGGAAGCCTATACACAGACACTTTCCTCTCACTGCCGCATCCTTCTTCTGACTTGTAGTTAGTTTTACAGCCGTACACAGAACATTTTCTCCCCATGGTGATTTTAAACCGCACGCGAAACTGGCTATAACCGGAAGTTATCTTCGGCGAGGGGAAGTGGCAACATACCACAACATACCGCAagaaatcaaaatcaaagtaaGTAAACTAcagatttattattattttgccCCCAAAAAACAGCAGTCTGGGTCAATAAGGACTTAGATATGTACTTTCCAATCAAAATCAGAGCAAGTAAGCGGTCATTCTTGTAGTTGgcatttatttttgtgtttgcgGTAAGACTGTGAAAGTGCATTCGGTGCACTGCGTGTGCGAGAATCCGGCAGCTGCTGCGCTGCGAGCAGCCACACTCTGGCACCGCAGGCCTCCAGTCAGGGCCCCCAGTCGCACGCTGTCAAGGCCTGTAGTTAAGATCGCCATGGTGGTACCCCAAATGGCTTCCCCCCGCTCAATCAAGCGACGAAACTGGGAGTCGTAAGAGCGCCAGTCGCCCCGCTTCCCCGCCATCCGGACCACGACCTCCATGTGGTGAGCTAGCCCAGGAGCTAGCTCAGGCTGTCTGGCAGTGACGATGGCAGAGAAGCGGTTCCACGCAAGGGTCCACGTAGTTGGGTCCATTTGGGGCTTCGTTTTAGGGCGCTTCTGGAGATAAAGGCCAGTTGGGGAAGTCGGGTCAAACGCAAAGAGAGGGGGGTCATTAGCGGGGTCTTCCAGTAGGTCATGTAGGTCAATAAATTGACCCTGCCAAATTTGGTCTTTGAGTTTTCCCGAAATAGTGGCAGTAACTGGGCTGGAAGATGATATAAAGTGGGACTGACCGGGGGGTACGGTCGGGTATGTACCTGTTATATCGGCGACGGCGTCGTTGACCACGTTAATCGCCGGGTCCTCGGAGGGCTCAGCGGCAGGTGCCTGGGCCGCCAACGCCTGGAGGACGGCCTGTGTGACAGCTTGGACCAGTGCCGGATCAGGAGCTGCTACTTGGGGTGCAGCTGGTTGTTGCCCGGCTCTCGGAGGGGCGTCCTCACCGGGTTGTGCTGGAGCTCTGATGGGTCCCCGGGTTGTTCTCACGAGTTTAGCCGTGGCCGAGGCAACACCAGCGGCAGCTCTGCGCTTAGGGGGCATGCTGCAAACCAGGAATACAAACGGGCAGCGGAACTAGTGTTCTGTTTGGAAGGTGTGAATACATTGG
The sequence above is a segment of the Littorina saxatilis isolate snail1 linkage group LG3, US_GU_Lsax_2.0, whole genome shotgun sequence genome. Coding sequences within it:
- the LOC138962196 gene encoding uncharacterized protein isoform X2, which translates into the protein MPPKRRAAAGVASATAKLVRTTRGPIRAPAQPGEDAPPRAGQQPAAPQVAAPDPALVQAVTQAVLQALAAQAPAAEPSEDPAINVVNDAVADITAPWQRQTVL
- the LOC138962196 gene encoding uncharacterized protein isoform X1 — encoded protein: MPPKRRAAAGVASATAKLVRTTRGPIRAPAQPGEDAPPRAGQQPAAPQVAAPDPALVQAVTQAVLQALAAQAPAAEPSEDPAINVVNDAVADITGCPHSRQRQHLGRPAVPSASGQVQAISSLGRLQPSAGTAAALLEPLTSTLSLLLKSSLAPSTQTSYRRAWTLFVEFADKHCLAKEPPIPVGTIALFISFLTNKSYKPATISSYVSALGYIHKMYAVPDPTSSFMIQKLLQAGHKRTPAHDSRLPLSKKLLLQLLDSLTHIVVSPFDKALYSAMFSLAFHAFLRVGEITVRNRQDPSPHLISSQQVALSNGKITLKFLSFKHSCGRAFTLTIQPGSSACHCPVALLSAYFQLRSPGNSPLFACASGRPVLRKEFETVLKRALVFCQVDPSHYHSHSFRIGAATAAAERGLSDAQIRQLGRWKSDAFKTYIRSSWHSSAL